Proteins co-encoded in one Halorussus lipolyticus genomic window:
- the rio1 gene encoding serine/threonine-protein kinase Rio1 produces MPEEYGLLDLENAEEPGDEWEEIDVSDTEADKVQRQRDREFNKFRERLKNTEQFKVEQSVFDDATLAALYKLVQDGYVQAFGGPISSGKEANVYSALGSEERGEVAVKVYRINASDFRDMREYLVGDPRFEELSGNKKRVVLAWTRKEFANLKRARKAGVRVPEPIAVQRNVLVMEYLGTDGSRAPTLDDAHLENPETAFEVVREYMRRLYDVGLVHGDLSEYNIIVHDGELVIIDLGQAVTIHHPNSDDFLTRDCANVASFFQRQGMDVRGDELEDWIRENADPDK; encoded by the coding sequence ATGCCCGAGGAGTACGGCCTACTCGACCTCGAAAACGCCGAGGAACCCGGCGACGAGTGGGAGGAGATAGACGTATCCGACACCGAAGCCGACAAGGTCCAGCGCCAGCGCGACCGGGAGTTCAACAAGTTCCGCGAGCGCCTGAAGAACACCGAGCAGTTCAAAGTCGAGCAGTCGGTGTTCGACGACGCCACGCTGGCGGCCCTCTACAAACTGGTCCAAGACGGCTACGTGCAGGCGTTCGGTGGCCCTATCTCCTCGGGCAAAGAAGCTAACGTCTACTCGGCACTCGGAAGCGAGGAGCGCGGCGAAGTCGCGGTCAAGGTCTACCGAATCAACGCTTCTGACTTCCGGGACATGCGGGAGTATCTCGTCGGCGACCCCCGATTCGAGGAGTTATCTGGCAACAAGAAGCGGGTCGTCCTCGCGTGGACTCGCAAGGAGTTCGCCAACCTCAAGCGCGCCCGGAAGGCGGGCGTCCGGGTGCCAGAACCCATCGCTGTCCAGCGCAACGTCCTCGTGATGGAGTATCTGGGGACCGACGGAAGCCGCGCGCCGACCTTGGACGACGCCCACCTCGAAAATCCCGAGACGGCTTTCGAAGTAGTACGGGAGTACATGCGCCGACTCTACGACGTGGGACTCGTCCACGGCGACCTGAGCGAGTACAACATCATCGTCCACGACGGCGAACTCGTCATCATCGACCTCGGGCAGGCCGTGACGATTCACCACCCCAACAGCGACGACTTCCTCACTCGGGACTGCGCCAACGTGGCCTCGTTCTTCCAGCGACAGGGCATGGACGTTCGCGGTGACGAGTTGGAGGACTGGATTCGGGAGAACGCCGACCCCGACAAGTGA
- a CDS encoding KH domain-containing protein, producing the protein MQHVKIPQDRIGVLIGEGGETMREIESRAEVRLDIDSQNGKVEVEKTGDPIRGLKGPEIVKAIGRGFAPDEAMMLLEDDMMMFDIIDIDAAARNKNDLERQKGRLIGENGRTRELMEELTGASVVIYGTTMGIIGNPKQVDAVRSAAEMILDGAPHGSVYSFLERKRNEMKRQGMEFHQFPG; encoded by the coding sequence ATGCAACACGTGAAGATTCCGCAGGACCGAATCGGTGTTCTCATCGGCGAGGGAGGTGAGACGATGCGCGAAATCGAGAGTCGCGCGGAGGTGCGACTCGACATCGACTCCCAGAACGGCAAGGTCGAAGTCGAGAAGACCGGCGACCCCATTCGCGGCCTGAAGGGGCCGGAAATCGTGAAGGCCATCGGCAGAGGCTTCGCCCCCGACGAGGCCATGATGCTCCTCGAGGACGACATGATGATGTTCGACATCATCGACATCGACGCCGCCGCCCGGAACAAAAACGACCTCGAACGCCAGAAGGGGCGACTTATCGGCGAGAACGGTCGGACCCGCGAACTCATGGAGGAGCTAACCGGCGCGAGCGTCGTCATCTACGGGACCACGATGGGTATCATCGGCAATCCCAAGCAGGTCGATGCGGTCCGGAGCGCGGCCGAGATGATTCTCGACGGTGCGCCCCACGGCTCCGTCTACTCCTTCCTCGAACGCAAGCGTAACGAGATGAAGCGTCAAGGGATGGAGTTCCACCAGTTCCCCGGCTAG